From the genome of Ornithobacterium rhinotracheale, one region includes:
- a CDS encoding nucleoside-diphosphate sugar epimerase/dehydratase, whose amino-acid sequence MENKRRKIGFFANLAEKLSNIKHLPRWVIFTIDTGIVLFSLLVTHYLMSAWGVPTFGEVSNHTSFLVMFSVSVLSLIVFRVSYGVVRHSSIRDITKISLSTFASLIALFIIGKLWKWKMGSELYFDFCLIFFILTLFLTLSLFRFYVKLAFALFIRFRDMPETRNIVIYGTGSQAVGFGSAVTENPDSKFNLLGFIEENPGVGKGRILGKRIYSFDQISKLKEKNNLKGIIFSEDNIKAEEFQPIMEDLIKQKIRIYHLPVKLLEQEKGEQNAKIAPNIKTLQIEDLLYRKEIKIENSEISRRHLGKVVLVTGGAGSIGSEIIRKVSSYHPSKVIVVDQAETPLNDIKLEMQEKFPHIDYLFYLADVSNKHRIEKIFKENNISMVYHAAAYKHVPVIEDNPIEAINVNIWGSRVLADLASKYKVNRFVMISTDKAVNPTNVMGASKRVAELYVQSLQELPGNTTKFITTRFGNVLGSNGSVIPLFRKQIEEGGPVTVTHEEITRFFMTIPEACELVLQAGVMGQGGEIYVFDMGEPVKIIDLARKMIQLSGLTPGKDIEIKVTGLRPGEKLYEELLSDKTTTLPTHHEKIMRSKDERVPYEIIEKQVTHIARRALVSGRVEIVKLIKEIVPEYKSKNSQFEFLDNK is encoded by the coding sequence ATGGAAAACAAGAGAAGAAAAATCGGATTTTTTGCAAACTTAGCTGAAAAGTTAAGCAATATTAAACATTTGCCACGCTGGGTGATATTCACTATTGATACGGGGATAGTGCTATTTTCTCTATTAGTAACTCATTACTTAATGAGTGCTTGGGGGGTACCAACCTTTGGAGAAGTAAGTAATCATACAAGTTTTCTTGTGATGTTTAGCGTTTCGGTTTTGTCTCTCATCGTTTTTCGTGTGTCCTATGGAGTTGTGCGCCACTCATCAATCAGAGATATTACCAAAATTTCACTTTCAACTTTTGCTTCATTAATAGCCCTATTTATCATTGGCAAACTATGGAAATGGAAAATGGGTAGCGAATTATACTTTGATTTTTGCTTAATATTTTTCATTCTCACATTATTTCTTACGCTTTCGCTTTTCAGATTTTATGTTAAGCTTGCTTTTGCCTTATTCATAAGATTCAGAGACATGCCAGAAACGCGCAATATTGTGATTTACGGAACAGGCTCACAGGCCGTGGGATTCGGTAGTGCTGTAACAGAAAACCCAGACAGCAAATTTAATTTATTAGGGTTCATAGAAGAAAACCCAGGCGTGGGAAAAGGTAGAATTTTAGGTAAAAGAATATACTCTTTTGATCAAATTTCCAAACTGAAAGAAAAGAATAATCTAAAAGGGATTATTTTTTCCGAAGATAATATTAAAGCTGAGGAATTTCAGCCAATTATGGAGGATTTAATTAAACAAAAAATAAGGATTTATCATCTTCCCGTTAAACTTTTAGAGCAAGAAAAAGGTGAACAAAATGCTAAAATTGCACCAAATATTAAAACCTTACAGATTGAAGATCTACTCTATCGTAAAGAAATCAAAATTGAAAATAGCGAAATCAGTAGGCGACATTTAGGAAAAGTTGTTCTAGTAACGGGGGGGGCTGGATCAATTGGGAGTGAAATAATTAGGAAAGTATCCTCTTATCATCCAAGCAAAGTAATAGTTGTAGATCAAGCGGAAACACCACTTAACGACATTAAGCTTGAAATGCAAGAAAAATTCCCGCACATTGACTACCTATTTTACTTAGCCGATGTGAGCAACAAGCACCGCATTGAAAAAATATTCAAGGAAAATAACATTTCAATGGTTTATCACGCTGCTGCTTACAAACATGTACCTGTAATTGAAGACAACCCTATTGAAGCCATTAATGTAAATATTTGGGGATCAAGAGTTTTAGCTGATTTAGCTAGCAAATACAAAGTCAATCGTTTTGTAATGATTTCGACTGACAAAGCCGTAAACCCAACCAATGTAATGGGAGCGTCTAAACGCGTGGCAGAGCTTTATGTTCAATCATTACAAGAGCTTCCAGGGAATACTACTAAATTCATTACAACTCGTTTTGGGAATGTTTTGGGGTCCAATGGCTCCGTAATCCCATTGTTTAGAAAACAAATTGAAGAAGGTGGCCCCGTAACGGTAACGCACGAAGAAATTACACGCTTCTTTATGACAATACCTGAAGCTTGCGAACTTGTATTGCAAGCTGGTGTTATGGGGCAAGGTGGAGAAATTTATGTATTCGACATGGGGGAACCTGTGAAAATCATAGATTTAGCAAGAAAAATGATTCAATTGAGCGGCTTAACACCCGGCAAAGACATTGAAATCAAAGTGACTGGGCTAAGACCTGGTGAAAAATTATACGAAGAGCTTTTAAGCGATAAAACCACTACGCTCCCAACTCACCATGAGAAAATTATGCGTTCAAAAGATGAACGCGTGCCATATGAAATCATAGAAAAGCAAGTCACCCATATCGCAAGAAGAGCTTTGGTTTCAGGAAGAGTTGAGATCGTAAAATTGATTAAAGAAATCGTTCCTGAGTACAAAAGTAAAAACTCTCAATTTGAATTTTTGGACAATAAATAA
- a CDS encoding acetyltransferase encodes MVIFGASGHGKAILDILQSSGEFSVEKFLDDNPSAENFCNLPLNLPSEKDSDEEIIIAIGNNQIRKNVATKFHNYVNAIHPFSFISRKTKMGKGNAIMPGVVVNHSTQIGNHCILNTNCSIDHDCLIEDFVHISPNVALAGNVTVGECTHIGIGACIIQGIKIGKNVTIGAGSVIIKDIPDNSVVVGNPGRIIKIKNI; translated from the coding sequence ATGGTTATATTTGGTGCAAGCGGACACGGAAAAGCAATACTTGATATTTTACAATCCTCTGGAGAGTTTTCTGTGGAAAAATTTCTAGATGACAATCCTTCTGCTGAAAATTTCTGCAACCTCCCTCTCAATTTACCATCTGAAAAGGATTCTGATGAGGAGATAATTATTGCCATAGGCAACAATCAAATTAGAAAAAATGTCGCTACTAAGTTTCATAACTATGTAAACGCCATTCACCCGTTCTCTTTCATTTCCCGAAAAACTAAAATGGGAAAAGGAAATGCGATTATGCCTGGAGTCGTGGTAAACCATTCAACGCAAATTGGAAACCACTGCATATTAAATACAAATTGTAGCATAGACCACGATTGCTTAATAGAAGACTTTGTCCACATATCGCCCAATGTAGCGTTAGCCGGCAATGTAACAGTAGGGGAATGCACTCACATAGGCATTGGAGCTTGCATTATCCAAGGAATAAAAATTGGCAAGAATGTAACCATCGGCGCAGGGAGCGTCATCATAAAAGACATCCCAGACAACAGTGTAGTTGTCGGAAATCCTGGAAGAATAATTAAAATTAAAAACATATGA
- a CDS encoding DegT/DnrJ/EryC1/StrS aminotransferase family protein, protein MKPKIWLSSPHMGGNEQKYINEAFEQNWVAPLGPNVNGFEEDLRNFFGGKVHVAGLSAGTAALHLGLILLGVEAGDEVICQSMTFAASANPIKYLGAKPVFVDSEAETLNICPKALEEAIQNRIKNGSKPKAIVAVHLYGMPYKHREIRSIADKYEIPILEDAAEALGSTYYGENCGTLGDISILSFNGNKIITTSGGGALVCKDEAIKQKAVFLATQARDDAPHYQHSQIGYNYRLSNICAGIGRGQMEVLAERVNQRRAMHAFYQELFKNFKDIQLLTESNKTLFSNHWLSVILLKDYEHREKLRLALAEENIESRPLWKPMHMQPVFSNTMYFGGKVSEDAFNRGLCLPSGSNLTDEDRDRIKSCILHALK, encoded by the coding sequence ATGAAACCTAAAATTTGGCTATCATCACCTCATATGGGTGGAAATGAACAGAAATACATTAATGAAGCTTTTGAGCAAAATTGGGTCGCACCATTAGGGCCTAATGTGAATGGCTTTGAAGAAGATTTAAGAAACTTCTTCGGAGGAAAAGTGCATGTTGCAGGGCTTAGTGCAGGAACAGCTGCCTTGCATTTGGGGTTAATTTTATTGGGTGTAGAAGCTGGGGATGAAGTAATTTGTCAAAGTATGACTTTTGCTGCATCGGCTAATCCAATTAAATACTTAGGTGCAAAACCTGTCTTTGTAGACAGCGAAGCTGAAACGCTAAACATTTGCCCCAAAGCACTTGAAGAGGCTATCCAAAACAGAATAAAAAATGGATCGAAGCCTAAAGCCATCGTTGCCGTACACTTATACGGTATGCCATATAAACACCGAGAGATTCGTTCAATTGCTGATAAATACGAAATCCCTATCTTAGAAGATGCCGCCGAAGCTTTAGGCAGCACTTACTATGGCGAAAATTGTGGCACTTTAGGAGATATTTCCATTTTAAGTTTTAATGGCAATAAAATCATTACCACCTCTGGAGGAGGAGCGCTTGTTTGCAAAGATGAAGCCATCAAACAAAAAGCGGTATTTCTAGCCACTCAGGCGAGAGATGACGCCCCTCACTACCAGCACTCACAAATTGGTTATAATTACCGCTTAAGCAATATTTGTGCAGGCATCGGTAGAGGACAAATGGAAGTCTTGGCAGAAAGAGTCAATCAGCGTAGAGCCATGCACGCATTTTACCAAGAGCTTTTCAAAAACTTCAAAGACATTCAATTATTAACTGAAAGTAACAAAACCCTATTTTCAAATCATTGGCTTTCTGTAATTTTGCTAAAAGATTACGAGCACAGAGAAAAACTAAGACTTGCACTAGCAGAAGAAAATATTGAATCTAGGCCGCTGTGGAAGCCTATGCACATGCAACCCGTCTTTAGTAACACTATGTATTTTGGAGGAAAAGTATCCGAAGATGCATTTAACAGAGGATTATGTTTGCCCTCTGGCTCCAACTTAACCGATGAGGATAGAGATAGAATAAAAAGTTGTATATTGCACGCCCTAAAGTAA
- a CDS encoding SDR family oxidoreductase produces MKKILITGGAGFIGSNLTEYFLNEGYFVRCLDNFSTGKRENIEPFLLNKSYELIEGDIRDFETCINSTEGMDYVLHQAALGSVPRSIKDPITTNDVNISGFLNMLVAARDNKIKRFVYAASSSTYGDSKTLPKVEDKIGRPLSPYAITKYVDELYADVFSRTYGIECIGLRYFNVFGRRQDTESTYAAVIPLFVKKFLNHESPTVNGDGQFSRDFTYIDNVIQMNHLAMETTNPEAINQVYNTAYGENTTLNELIEQLKENLSEFDNEIKNIEVIHGSERLGDIPHSLASVDKAKKLLNYNPKYSLKEGLKIATKWYWKNLK; encoded by the coding sequence ATGAAAAAAATATTAATAACTGGAGGCGCAGGGTTCATTGGGTCAAACCTAACAGAATATTTTTTAAATGAGGGATATTTTGTAAGATGTCTAGACAACTTTTCTACAGGAAAAAGAGAAAATATTGAACCATTTCTATTGAACAAATCCTACGAACTAATTGAAGGAGATATCCGTGATTTCGAAACTTGCATAAATAGTACAGAAGGGATGGACTACGTCTTACATCAAGCAGCTTTAGGCTCTGTTCCTAGGTCAATTAAAGATCCGATTACAACAAATGATGTTAATATATCTGGTTTTTTGAATATGTTGGTGGCGGCAAGGGATAACAAGATTAAAAGATTCGTTTATGCTGCGAGCTCATCAACATATGGTGATTCTAAAACGCTACCGAAAGTTGAAGATAAAATTGGCAGACCTTTATCACCCTACGCAATTACTAAATATGTAGACGAATTGTATGCTGATGTTTTTTCAAGGACATATGGAATCGAATGTATTGGGCTGAGATATTTCAATGTTTTCGGACGAAGACAAGATACAGAAAGTACATATGCAGCAGTTATCCCTTTGTTTGTAAAGAAATTTTTAAATCACGAATCACCTACTGTAAATGGAGATGGTCAATTTAGTCGAGACTTCACATACATTGATAATGTAATTCAGATGAATCATTTAGCAATGGAGACAACTAATCCAGAAGCTATTAATCAAGTATACAATACTGCATATGGTGAGAACACAACACTGAACGAGCTTATAGAACAATTAAAAGAGAATCTTTCAGAATTTGATAATGAAATAAAAAACATTGAAGTCATCCACGGTTCTGAAAGATTAGGAGATATTCCACATTCACTAGCTAGCGTTGACAAAGCAAAAAAACTTTTAAATTATAATCCCAAATACTCTTTGAAAGAAGGATTGAAAATAGCCACCAAATGGTATTGGAAAAACTTAAAATAA
- a CDS encoding sugar transferase — protein MYKHFFKRCIDFIASLLGLIILSPVLLVCIIFLSIANHGSPFFFQRRPGLNEKIFSIVKFKTMNDKKDAKGNLLPDADRLTSVGKFVRKTSLDEIPQLINVLKGDMSLIGPRPLLPEYLPLYNEEQKKRHSVRPGITGWAQVNGRNAISWEEKFRHDVWYVKNLSLTLDARILFLTIKKVFKSEGINKEGQATTYKFDGSN, from the coding sequence ATGTATAAACATTTCTTTAAACGATGCATAGATTTCATCGCAAGTCTTTTAGGGCTTATTATTCTAAGTCCAGTATTACTAGTTTGCATAATATTTCTCTCCATAGCTAATCATGGGAGCCCATTCTTCTTTCAAAGAAGACCTGGACTGAATGAAAAAATCTTTTCGATTGTAAAGTTCAAAACGATGAATGACAAAAAAGATGCGAAAGGGAATCTCCTGCCTGATGCGGATCGTTTGACTTCTGTAGGAAAATTCGTGAGAAAAACTTCGTTAGATGAAATTCCTCAGCTCATTAATGTACTAAAAGGCGACATGAGTTTAATCGGGCCTCGCCCCCTCCTTCCAGAATACCTACCTCTCTATAACGAAGAACAGAAAAAAAGACACTCTGTCCGTCCTGGAATCACTGGGTGGGCTCAGGTGAATGGGCGAAATGCAATTTCTTGGGAGGAAAAGTTTAGGCACGATGTTTGGTATGTTAAAAATTTAAGCCTAACTTTAGACGCTAGAATACTATTTTTAACAATAAAAAAAGTATTTAAGTCAGAAGGAATAAACAAAGAGGGGCAGGCTACAACTTATAAATTTGACGGCTCTAATTAA
- a CDS encoding polysaccharide biosynthesis/export family protein encodes MKKIAYFLLALVLLQSCRTQRDVLYFQNIDQVNLNQAGLTGINEYQLQAGDDLSINVSVDDKELLAPFTLNLSSSTSGSNTSNLQGITTYTIDSEGNINFPQIGKIHLLGKTRTEAIAELTAQFSRYLKNPVVNLKVNNFRVVVLGDSGGRVVNIKNENANILEVLAESGDLKKTSDIDNLLLVRTENNKRTKYTVNLKDANLFNEPYFYVKQNDIIYIKPSKASTLSFNNTPFAAISTILSLGVTIYALFIK; translated from the coding sequence ATGAAAAAAATAGCCTATTTCCTTTTAGCCTTAGTGCTACTGCAATCTTGTAGAACACAACGAGATGTTTTATATTTTCAAAATATTGATCAAGTAAATCTAAATCAAGCTGGCTTAACTGGGATAAATGAGTATCAACTACAAGCTGGCGATGATTTGAGCATCAATGTGTCTGTGGACGACAAAGAGCTATTAGCTCCATTCACTTTAAATTTAAGCTCCTCCACCTCAGGCAGTAATACATCAAATTTACAAGGAATCACCACCTATACCATTGACAGCGAGGGGAATATAAACTTCCCGCAGATTGGAAAAATTCACCTTTTAGGCAAAACTAGAACTGAGGCTATTGCGGAATTAACGGCGCAATTTAGCCGCTATTTGAAAAATCCTGTGGTAAATCTAAAAGTGAATAATTTCAGGGTAGTCGTTTTAGGAGATTCTGGCGGACGCGTGGTGAATATTAAAAATGAAAATGCTAATATCCTAGAAGTTTTGGCCGAAAGTGGCGACCTCAAAAAAACTTCGGATATCGATAATCTATTGCTAGTGAGAACGGAAAATAATAAACGCACAAAGTATACCGTTAATCTAAAAGATGCGAACCTCTTTAATGAGCCATATTTTTATGTAAAGCAAAACGACATTATTTACATTAAGCCTAGCAAAGCTAGCACTTTAAGCTTTAACAATACGCCATTTGCGGCTATTTCTACGATTCTTTCCTTGGGAGTAACCATTTACGCACTTTTTATTAAATAA
- a CDS encoding nucleotide sugar dehydrogenase has translation MNKDLKIAIIGLGYVGLPLARLFATKYPVVGFDIDQNRVKKLNNGIDDTLEVNETLLKSVLKNESPIENGENGLFCSADLKDIKNANVYIVTVPTPVDKNNRPVLAPLIKASETVGKVLDKNDIVVYESTVYPGCTEDDCVPILERTSGLKFNADFFVGYSPERINPGDKEHTVEKILKVTSGSNAEIGKIVDGLYSSVITAGTHLASSIKVAEAAKVIENTQRDINIAFVNELSKIFSLMKIDTLSVLEAAGTKWNFLPFKPGLVGGHCIGVDPYYLAQKAEEFGYHPEVILAGRRINDSMGKYVAEKIVKLMIKKDIKINGSKVLVLGFTFKENCPDIRNTKIIDVVTSLNDFGVEVTTYDPWASADEIKHEYGVDCESDLPNEKFDAVILGVSHKQFKEIDIKNLSKENSVIFDVKGFLDKEEIDGRL, from the coding sequence ATGAATAAAGATTTAAAAATAGCAATCATAGGCCTAGGGTATGTAGGGCTTCCTTTAGCCAGATTATTTGCTACTAAGTATCCTGTTGTCGGGTTTGACATTGATCAAAATAGAGTAAAAAAATTGAATAATGGAATAGATGACACTTTGGAAGTGAATGAAACTCTTTTAAAAAGTGTTCTAAAAAATGAATCGCCAATTGAAAATGGTGAAAATGGATTATTTTGCTCTGCTGATCTTAAAGACATCAAAAATGCAAATGTCTATATCGTAACGGTACCAACCCCTGTAGACAAAAACAATAGACCTGTCTTAGCGCCACTTATAAAGGCAAGTGAAACCGTAGGAAAAGTATTAGATAAAAATGACATTGTTGTTTATGAGTCTACTGTGTATCCAGGTTGTACAGAAGATGATTGTGTTCCTATATTAGAAAGAACATCTGGATTAAAATTTAATGCGGATTTCTTCGTTGGATATTCACCAGAGAGAATCAATCCTGGAGATAAAGAGCATACCGTTGAAAAAATATTAAAAGTTACATCAGGCTCAAATGCTGAAATTGGTAAAATTGTAGATGGACTTTATAGTTCTGTTATTACTGCAGGAACTCACCTAGCTTCATCAATCAAAGTGGCAGAAGCTGCCAAAGTCATTGAAAACACACAAAGAGATATCAATATAGCTTTTGTCAACGAGCTCTCAAAGATTTTTTCTTTGATGAAAATAGATACCCTATCTGTATTAGAAGCTGCTGGAACAAAATGGAACTTTTTACCATTTAAACCAGGATTAGTTGGTGGGCATTGTATAGGTGTAGACCCTTATTATTTAGCTCAAAAAGCAGAAGAATTCGGGTATCATCCAGAAGTAATTCTTGCTGGTAGGAGAATCAATGATTCAATGGGTAAATATGTAGCGGAAAAAATTGTCAAATTAATGATAAAAAAAGACATCAAAATCAATGGTTCTAAAGTTTTGGTGCTCGGCTTTACATTTAAAGAAAATTGTCCAGATATTAGAAATACAAAAATTATTGATGTTGTTACTAGCTTAAATGATTTTGGCGTAGAAGTTACTACTTATGATCCTTGGGCATCTGCTGATGAAATAAAACATGAGTATGGCGTAGATTGTGAATCTGATTTACCAAACGAGAAATTTGATGCAGTAATTCTGGGAGTATCTCATAAACAATTCAAAGAAATTGACATTAAAAACTTGTCTAAAGAAAATTCAGTTATTTTTGATGTTAAAGGATTCTTAGACAAAGAAGAAATAGACGGTAGACTTTAG
- a CDS encoding polysaccharide biosynthesis tyrosine autokinase produces the protein MTENQKDNSLEIKEIIAPYLRYWYIYAICAILAVVGVKLYTRYIVPEYSTYATVLIKTGNNNGGQGGALSAIQEVNGMRSEGIDNELLSLRSKRLLKKVIENLNLYTTLTRKGKVLETEVYGKESPLKIIVQPKDSIARFSENFALTYDDKNVYLTQGGKVGKYAYDLPIIFDFGSITFKKKSAKIGTGEMQMNISDAQTVTDRLRGRIDANRFQNYQSAIILSMTNSEPEKAKDIILNLIEVFNEDAVDDKNMEARKTAAFVNERIKIINDELGGVEGEIENFKEDNQIVDPISGASESLTEMKALSKELLDLNTKEEFTNIYKNQIRNAPIDEILPSNILSQNAELSSYVSEYNKIVIERNVQKQAGTDLNPVIKGKTEQLHQLKDAIISSIQKEANLLKTQKDLINNKLKKYQTAFNRFPAQERILRSINRQQSIKENLYLLLLQKREENAIALATSADKAKLIDAPESSGPINLNFSTYYLGALLLGLLIPIGLVYLSTLLDTKIKGRKELSRLVGDYPILGELPSLKKEEANDVVTEDLSSLAESFRVLRTNLQFMLGASTNNEGKTILVTSTIKGEGKTFVSINLAHILSQLKDKKTVIIGADIRNPQLQRYFHGSRKNIGLTEYLYDKNVSIGDILIKSSYDNKTAMILSGAIPPNPTELIMSERLGELIQDLKQEFDFIIIDSAPLLLVSDTYHISHYADVCMIVVRSGFTDKQLLEHPLKAVEDHKIKHASFVLNDVNSRNSGYGYGYNYGYGYGYHSKKKKSWYKKLLSKITKK, from the coding sequence ATGACTGAGAATCAAAAAGATAACAGTTTAGAAATTAAGGAAATCATCGCCCCGTATCTGCGCTATTGGTACATTTATGCCATTTGCGCGATTTTGGCCGTAGTTGGGGTTAAATTATACACACGGTACATCGTGCCAGAATACAGCACTTATGCCACTGTATTGATAAAAACAGGCAATAATAACGGCGGACAAGGTGGCGCCCTATCGGCAATTCAAGAAGTAAACGGAATGCGCTCCGAAGGGATTGATAATGAGCTGCTATCTCTCCGCTCTAAAAGATTATTAAAAAAAGTAATCGAAAACTTAAACCTCTACACCACCCTCACAAGAAAGGGAAAAGTACTTGAAACAGAAGTGTATGGCAAGGAATCGCCCTTAAAAATCATCGTTCAGCCCAAAGATAGCATCGCTCGCTTCTCTGAAAACTTTGCGCTCACCTATGATGACAAGAATGTCTACCTCACGCAAGGAGGTAAAGTGGGCAAATATGCATACGACCTGCCTATTATTTTCGACTTTGGGAGCATTACTTTTAAAAAGAAATCGGCTAAAATCGGCACCGGAGAGATGCAAATGAACATCTCTGATGCACAAACCGTTACCGACCGATTGAGAGGGCGAATTGATGCTAATCGTTTTCAGAATTATCAATCAGCCATTATTCTCTCAATGACGAATTCTGAACCCGAAAAGGCTAAGGACATTATACTGAACTTAATTGAGGTCTTTAACGAGGATGCCGTAGATGATAAAAATATGGAGGCTCGAAAAACCGCCGCTTTTGTAAACGAAAGAATTAAAATCATCAACGATGAGCTAGGAGGCGTAGAGGGCGAAATTGAAAACTTTAAGGAAGATAACCAAATTGTAGACCCCATCTCGGGCGCTAGCGAAAGCCTAACGGAAATGAAGGCTTTAAGCAAGGAGCTTCTAGACTTAAACACCAAAGAGGAGTTTACTAATATCTATAAAAATCAAATAAGAAATGCCCCAATTGATGAAATATTACCAAGCAATATTTTGTCTCAAAATGCGGAGCTTTCTTCTTATGTTTCAGAGTATAATAAAATCGTGATTGAACGCAATGTTCAAAAGCAAGCTGGAACCGACCTCAACCCTGTAATCAAAGGCAAAACCGAACAGCTTCATCAATTGAAAGATGCCATTATCAGCTCTATTCAGAAAGAGGCTAATTTGCTGAAAACACAAAAAGATTTAATTAATAATAAGCTTAAAAAATACCAAACAGCGTTTAACCGATTCCCTGCACAGGAAAGGATTCTACGCTCTATCAACAGGCAGCAAAGCATTAAGGAAAATCTGTATTTGCTACTCTTGCAAAAGAGAGAGGAAAATGCCATAGCTCTTGCGACATCTGCTGATAAGGCTAAATTAATTGATGCGCCGGAAAGTTCTGGCCCCATAAATTTAAACTTCTCTACTTACTACCTAGGCGCTCTCCTGCTGGGGCTACTAATCCCCATCGGGCTGGTATACCTAAGCACCCTGCTGGATACTAAGATTAAGGGACGAAAAGAGCTTAGCCGACTGGTGGGCGACTACCCTATTTTGGGCGAGCTGCCATCGCTCAAAAAAGAGGAGGCAAACGATGTGGTAACGGAAGACCTTTCAAGCCTAGCAGAATCATTCCGTGTGCTGCGTACCAACCTGCAATTTATGTTGGGGGCTAGCACCAATAATGAGGGGAAAACAATTCTTGTTACCTCCACCATCAAGGGCGAGGGGAAAACATTTGTTTCCATAAACTTAGCACACATTTTAAGTCAGCTAAAAGATAAAAAAACCGTAATCATAGGGGCAGATATTCGAAACCCTCAGTTACAGCGGTATTTCCACGGTTCTAGAAAAAATATAGGGCTCACGGAATATTTATATGATAAAAATGTGAGCATCGGCGATATTTTAATAAAATCATCTTATGATAATAAAACGGCGATGATTTTATCGGGAGCCATTCCCCCCAACCCAACTGAATTAATTATGAGTGAGCGTTTAGGGGAATTAATCCAAGATTTAAAACAAGAATTTGATTTTATAATCATAGATTCGGCACCATTGTTGCTAGTATCCGACACTTACCACATCAGCCATTATGCAGATGTTTGTATGATTGTAGTGCGCTCAGGCTTTACGGACAAGCAGTTGCTAGAACACCCACTAAAAGCAGTGGAAGACCATAAAATTAAGCACGCCTCTTTTGTGCTAAATGATGTGAATTCTAGAAATTCCGGCTATGGATATGGCTACAACTATGGGTATGGCTACGGCTACCATAGTAAAAAGAAAAAAAGCTGGTATAAGAAATTACTTAGTAAAATAACAAAAAAATGA